A stretch of the Panicum virgatum strain AP13 chromosome 9N, P.virgatum_v5, whole genome shotgun sequence genome encodes the following:
- the LOC120691226 gene encoding NAC domain-containing protein 102-like isoform X1, producing MMPWHAIRTTMCPSNPELKLAALNISIRDSWSEEELVRFLAERKAEDPLPQDVLVGLDFSLVDPRIFTVDTWYLSWSDDQQPNNSAENSIRKAKNGYWKHAESCKVPTSIGIMGVKIILEFYEGQAPCGKRTGWVMHEYQVEHNDEANLPQDYKSLCRVFFQGDKKLDAKSQQNSMNVDAHNDNLETYLQYLAKLEEPKVTADANEEDVCSSKVQFEQKHQSALDDTDVIATGDYIELNDLLTSEASASTSENSSKRSMVSEDYFDSDAFLHEILKGSNTTDGQNQDHKFSIAAPTKSANVVLSPSEQGVVHFHDNNGMVPVTSHQKPVPEGDRGEHSSQGFQQHSLSVSSYFPSSHVKGSHSNSSNSSQSSIKSHKEQSTSKFGKIGKYCCFGSF from the exons ATGATGCCATGGCATGCGATTCG GACAACCATGTGTCCCTCAAATCCTGAGCTGAAACTGGCAGCACTTAACATCAGTATCAGGGATTCCTGGAGTGAGGAGGAACTTGTCAGATTCTTGGCAGAGAGGAAAGCCGAGGATCCCCTTCCGCAGGACGTGCTTGTGGGTCTGGACTTCTCCCTCGTTGATCCACGGATCTTCACTG TAGACACATGGTACTTGAGCTGGTCAGATGATCAACAACCTAATAACAGTGCTGAAAACAGTATCAGAAAGGCAAAAAATGGATACTGGAAACATGCGGAGTCATGCAAAGTACCAACAAGTATAGGTATCATGGGCGTGAAAATTATTTTGGAGTTTTATGAAGGTCAAGCACCATGTGGCAAGAGAACTGGGTGGGTGATGCATGAATATCAAGTGGAACATAATGACGAAGCTAATCTACCACAG GACTACAAGTCTTTGTGTAGAGTATTCTTTCAGGGTGACAAAAAGCTAGATGCTAAAAGTCAACAAAATTCTATGAATGTAGATGCTCATAATGATAACTTGGAGACTTACCTTCAGTATCTTGCCAAACTAGAAGAGCCAAAG GTGACAGCAGATGCAAATGAGGAGGATGTTTGTTCTAGCAAAGTACAGTTTGAACAAAAACATCAGAGTGCTCTAGATGATACTGATGTTATTGCTACTGGGGACTACATAGAGCTGAATGACCTACTAACCTCAGAAGCCTCTGCATCAACTTCAGAAAACTCAAGCAAGCGATCTATGGTTTCTGAGGATTATTTTGATAGTGATGCATTCCTGCATGAAATCTTGAAAGGCAGTAACACAACTGATGGACAAAATCAAGACCACAAGTTTAGCATTGCTGCACCTACTAAATCAGCTAATGTGGTACTCAGCCCTTCAGAACAAG GGGTAGTTCATTTCCATGATAACAATGGCATGGTGCCTGTAACTTCACATCAGAAGCCAGTGCCAGAAGGTGATAGAGGTGAACATTCAAGCCAGGGGTTTCAGCAGCATAGTCTTTCTGTGTCTTCCTATTTCCCAAGCAGCCACGTGAAGGGAAGCCATTCCAACAGTTCTAATAGCTCGCAGAGCAGCATCAAGTCTCATAAAGAGCAGTCTACCAGTAAATTTGGAAAGATAGGAAAGTACTGCTGCTTCGGATCATTCTAG
- the LOC120691226 gene encoding NAC domain-containing protein 102-like isoform X2: MSCVSCSRTTMCPSNPELKLAALNISIRDSWSEEELVRFLAERKAEDPLPQDVLVGLDFSLVDPRIFTDTWYLSWSDDQQPNNSAENSIRKAKNGYWKHAESCKVPTSIGIMGVKIILEFYEGQAPCGKRTGWVMHEYQVEHNDEANLPQDYKSLCRVFFQGDKKLDAKSQQNSMNVDAHNDNLETYLQYLAKLEEPKVTADANEEDVCSSKVQFEQKHQSALDDTDVIATGDYIELNDLLTSEASASTSENSSKRSMVSEDYFDSDAFLHEILKGSNTTDGQNQDHKFSIAAPTKSANVVLSPSEQGVVHFHDNNGMVPVTSHQKPVPEGDRGEHSSQGFQQHSLSVSSYFPSSHVKGSHSNSSNSSQSSIKSHKEQSTSKFGKIGKYCCFGSF, translated from the exons ATGTCATGTGTCTCTTGTTCCAGGACAACCATGTGTCCCTCAAATCCTGAGCTGAAACTGGCAGCACTTAACATCAGTATCAGGGATTCCTGGAGTGAGGAGGAACTTGTCAGATTCTTGGCAGAGAGGAAAGCCGAGGATCCCCTTCCGCAGGACGTGCTTGTGGGTCTGGACTTCTCCCTCGTTGATCCACGGATCTTCACTG ACACATGGTACTTGAGCTGGTCAGATGATCAACAACCTAATAACAGTGCTGAAAACAGTATCAGAAAGGCAAAAAATGGATACTGGAAACATGCGGAGTCATGCAAAGTACCAACAAGTATAGGTATCATGGGCGTGAAAATTATTTTGGAGTTTTATGAAGGTCAAGCACCATGTGGCAAGAGAACTGGGTGGGTGATGCATGAATATCAAGTGGAACATAATGACGAAGCTAATCTACCACAG GACTACAAGTCTTTGTGTAGAGTATTCTTTCAGGGTGACAAAAAGCTAGATGCTAAAAGTCAACAAAATTCTATGAATGTAGATGCTCATAATGATAACTTGGAGACTTACCTTCAGTATCTTGCCAAACTAGAAGAGCCAAAG GTGACAGCAGATGCAAATGAGGAGGATGTTTGTTCTAGCAAAGTACAGTTTGAACAAAAACATCAGAGTGCTCTAGATGATACTGATGTTATTGCTACTGGGGACTACATAGAGCTGAATGACCTACTAACCTCAGAAGCCTCTGCATCAACTTCAGAAAACTCAAGCAAGCGATCTATGGTTTCTGAGGATTATTTTGATAGTGATGCATTCCTGCATGAAATCTTGAAAGGCAGTAACACAACTGATGGACAAAATCAAGACCACAAGTTTAGCATTGCTGCACCTACTAAATCAGCTAATGTGGTACTCAGCCCTTCAGAACAAG GGGTAGTTCATTTCCATGATAACAATGGCATGGTGCCTGTAACTTCACATCAGAAGCCAGTGCCAGAAGGTGATAGAGGTGAACATTCAAGCCAGGGGTTTCAGCAGCATAGTCTTTCTGTGTCTTCCTATTTCCCAAGCAGCCACGTGAAGGGAAGCCATTCCAACAGTTCTAATAGCTCGCAGAGCAGCATCAAGTCTCATAAAGAGCAGTCTACCAGTAAATTTGGAAAGATAGGAAAGTACTGCTGCTTCGGATCATTCTAG
- the LOC120691226 gene encoding NAC domain-containing protein 102-like isoform X3: MCPSNPELKLAALNISIRDSWSEEELVRFLAERKAEDPLPQDVLVGLDFSLVDPRIFTVDTWYLSWSDDQQPNNSAENSIRKAKNGYWKHAESCKVPTSIGIMGVKIILEFYEGQAPCGKRTGWVMHEYQVEHNDEANLPQDYKSLCRVFFQGDKKLDAKSQQNSMNVDAHNDNLETYLQYLAKLEEPKVTADANEEDVCSSKVQFEQKHQSALDDTDVIATGDYIELNDLLTSEASASTSENSSKRSMVSEDYFDSDAFLHEILKGSNTTDGQNQDHKFSIAAPTKSANVVLSPSEQGVVHFHDNNGMVPVTSHQKPVPEGDRGEHSSQGFQQHSLSVSSYFPSSHVKGSHSNSSNSSQSSIKSHKEQSTSKFGKIGKYCCFGSF, from the exons ATGTGTCCCTCAAATCCTGAGCTGAAACTGGCAGCACTTAACATCAGTATCAGGGATTCCTGGAGTGAGGAGGAACTTGTCAGATTCTTGGCAGAGAGGAAAGCCGAGGATCCCCTTCCGCAGGACGTGCTTGTGGGTCTGGACTTCTCCCTCGTTGATCCACGGATCTTCACTG TAGACACATGGTACTTGAGCTGGTCAGATGATCAACAACCTAATAACAGTGCTGAAAACAGTATCAGAAAGGCAAAAAATGGATACTGGAAACATGCGGAGTCATGCAAAGTACCAACAAGTATAGGTATCATGGGCGTGAAAATTATTTTGGAGTTTTATGAAGGTCAAGCACCATGTGGCAAGAGAACTGGGTGGGTGATGCATGAATATCAAGTGGAACATAATGACGAAGCTAATCTACCACAG GACTACAAGTCTTTGTGTAGAGTATTCTTTCAGGGTGACAAAAAGCTAGATGCTAAAAGTCAACAAAATTCTATGAATGTAGATGCTCATAATGATAACTTGGAGACTTACCTTCAGTATCTTGCCAAACTAGAAGAGCCAAAG GTGACAGCAGATGCAAATGAGGAGGATGTTTGTTCTAGCAAAGTACAGTTTGAACAAAAACATCAGAGTGCTCTAGATGATACTGATGTTATTGCTACTGGGGACTACATAGAGCTGAATGACCTACTAACCTCAGAAGCCTCTGCATCAACTTCAGAAAACTCAAGCAAGCGATCTATGGTTTCTGAGGATTATTTTGATAGTGATGCATTCCTGCATGAAATCTTGAAAGGCAGTAACACAACTGATGGACAAAATCAAGACCACAAGTTTAGCATTGCTGCACCTACTAAATCAGCTAATGTGGTACTCAGCCCTTCAGAACAAG GGGTAGTTCATTTCCATGATAACAATGGCATGGTGCCTGTAACTTCACATCAGAAGCCAGTGCCAGAAGGTGATAGAGGTGAACATTCAAGCCAGGGGTTTCAGCAGCATAGTCTTTCTGTGTCTTCCTATTTCCCAAGCAGCCACGTGAAGGGAAGCCATTCCAACAGTTCTAATAGCTCGCAGAGCAGCATCAAGTCTCATAAAGAGCAGTCTACCAGTAAATTTGGAAAGATAGGAAAGTACTGCTGCTTCGGATCATTCTAG
- the LOC120691226 gene encoding NAC domain-containing protein 102-like isoform X4 has product MCPSNPELKLAALNISIRDSWSEEELVRFLAERKAEDPLPQDVLVGLDFSLVDPRIFTDTWYLSWSDDQQPNNSAENSIRKAKNGYWKHAESCKVPTSIGIMGVKIILEFYEGQAPCGKRTGWVMHEYQVEHNDEANLPQDYKSLCRVFFQGDKKLDAKSQQNSMNVDAHNDNLETYLQYLAKLEEPKVTADANEEDVCSSKVQFEQKHQSALDDTDVIATGDYIELNDLLTSEASASTSENSSKRSMVSEDYFDSDAFLHEILKGSNTTDGQNQDHKFSIAAPTKSANVVLSPSEQGVVHFHDNNGMVPVTSHQKPVPEGDRGEHSSQGFQQHSLSVSSYFPSSHVKGSHSNSSNSSQSSIKSHKEQSTSKFGKIGKYCCFGSF; this is encoded by the exons ATGTGTCCCTCAAATCCTGAGCTGAAACTGGCAGCACTTAACATCAGTATCAGGGATTCCTGGAGTGAGGAGGAACTTGTCAGATTCTTGGCAGAGAGGAAAGCCGAGGATCCCCTTCCGCAGGACGTGCTTGTGGGTCTGGACTTCTCCCTCGTTGATCCACGGATCTTCACTG ACACATGGTACTTGAGCTGGTCAGATGATCAACAACCTAATAACAGTGCTGAAAACAGTATCAGAAAGGCAAAAAATGGATACTGGAAACATGCGGAGTCATGCAAAGTACCAACAAGTATAGGTATCATGGGCGTGAAAATTATTTTGGAGTTTTATGAAGGTCAAGCACCATGTGGCAAGAGAACTGGGTGGGTGATGCATGAATATCAAGTGGAACATAATGACGAAGCTAATCTACCACAG GACTACAAGTCTTTGTGTAGAGTATTCTTTCAGGGTGACAAAAAGCTAGATGCTAAAAGTCAACAAAATTCTATGAATGTAGATGCTCATAATGATAACTTGGAGACTTACCTTCAGTATCTTGCCAAACTAGAAGAGCCAAAG GTGACAGCAGATGCAAATGAGGAGGATGTTTGTTCTAGCAAAGTACAGTTTGAACAAAAACATCAGAGTGCTCTAGATGATACTGATGTTATTGCTACTGGGGACTACATAGAGCTGAATGACCTACTAACCTCAGAAGCCTCTGCATCAACTTCAGAAAACTCAAGCAAGCGATCTATGGTTTCTGAGGATTATTTTGATAGTGATGCATTCCTGCATGAAATCTTGAAAGGCAGTAACACAACTGATGGACAAAATCAAGACCACAAGTTTAGCATTGCTGCACCTACTAAATCAGCTAATGTGGTACTCAGCCCTTCAGAACAAG GGGTAGTTCATTTCCATGATAACAATGGCATGGTGCCTGTAACTTCACATCAGAAGCCAGTGCCAGAAGGTGATAGAGGTGAACATTCAAGCCAGGGGTTTCAGCAGCATAGTCTTTCTGTGTCTTCCTATTTCCCAAGCAGCCACGTGAAGGGAAGCCATTCCAACAGTTCTAATAGCTCGCAGAGCAGCATCAAGTCTCATAAAGAGCAGTCTACCAGTAAATTTGGAAAGATAGGAAAGTACTGCTGCTTCGGATCATTCTAG
- the LOC120693286 gene encoding putative UPF0496 protein 5 isoform X1 produces MRASHHRLPPGSFRGAPPHPPTVHTSGGGIVKPRRLGSANAAAAEVEGEEEKEKDEPGSYEAACSADTELRTFDAALRRRASRAISAVASGVEVRSLSLGSLREVTGCLLDMNQEVVRVVLASKRDVWRSPDLFDLVEGYFDGSLHTLDFLAALDASLRRARDSQLLLHLALQRLREGEGNAQDPGAAPATDRYAHALGELRRFKAAGDPFTPEFFAAFQAVYREHLAMLGKLRQRKSRLDGRIRSVRAWRRVSGVVFVATFAALLVCSVVAAAIAAPPVAAALAAAASLPVGSVGKWVDSLLKQYQDALHGHKEVVSAMQVGTFIAIEDLDAIRVLVDRLEVQVASMVDCIELAEHGEEAVRLGIEVKKKLEVFMKGVDDLGDQADRCSRDIRRARTVVLQRIINPPN; encoded by the exons ATGCGTGCAAGCCATCACCGGCTCCCTCCGGGTTCCTTCCGTGGCGCACCTCCACATCCC CCTACTGTtcacacgtccgg CGGAGGCATTGTAAAACCGCGGCGGCTGGGCAGCgccaacgcggcggcggcggaggtggagggggaggaggaaaaggagaaggacgAGCCGGGGTCGTACGAGGCGGCGTGCTCAGCGGACACGGAGCTGCGGACCTTCGACGCGGCGCTCCGCCGGCGCGCGAGCCGCGCCATCTCGGCGGTGGCGTCCGGGGTGGAGGTGCGGTCGCTGTCTCTGGGATCCCTCCGCGAGGTCACCGGCTGCCTCCTCGACATGAACCAAGAGGTCGTCCGCGTCGTGCTCGCCAGCAAGCGCGACGTGTGGCGGAGCCCCGACCTGTTCGACCTCGTGGAGGGCTACTTCGACGGCAGCCTCCACACGCTCGACTTCCTCGCCGCGCTCGacgcctcgctccgccgcgcgcgGGACTCCCAGCTGCTCCTCCACCTCGCGCTCCAGCGCCTACGGGAAGGCGAGGGCAATGCCCAGGATCCCGGCGCCGCGCCTGCGACAGACCGGTACGCGCACGCGCTGGGCGAGCTGCGGCGGTTCAAGGCGGCCGGCGACCCGTTCACGCCCGAGTTTTTCGCCGCGTTCCAGGCCGTGTACCGGGAGCACCTGGCCATGCTGGGCAAGCTCCGGCAGCGGAAAAGCCGGCTGGACGGCCGGATCCGCTCGGTCCGCGCATGGCGCCGCGTGTCCGGCGTCGTGTTCGTGGCCACGTTCGCCGCGCTGCTCGTCTGCTCCGTGGTGGCCGCGgccatcgccgcgccgcccgtcgcggcggcgctggccgccgcgGCATCCCTGCCAGTGGGCTCCGTGGGGAAGTGGGTGGACTCGCTCCTGAAGCAGTACCAGGATGCGCTGCACGGGCACAAGGAGGTGGTGAGCGCAATGCAGGTCGGCACCTTCATTGCCATCGAGGATCTGGACGCCATCCGGGTGCTCGTCGATCGGCTGGAGGTTCaagtcgcctccatggttgattgCATTGAGCTGGCAGAACACGGCGAGGAGGCAGTGAGACTTGGCATTGAGGTCAAGAAGAAGCTGGAGGTGTTCATGAAGGGCGTGGATGACTTGGGGGATCAAGCTGACCGGTGTAGTCGAGACATCCGGCGTGCTAGGACTGTCGTGTTGCAGAGGATCATCAATCCTCCGAATTGA
- the LOC120693286 gene encoding putative UPF0496 protein 5 isoform X2, with product MGNCHSGGIVKPRRLGSANAAAAEVEGEEEKEKDEPGSYEAACSADTELRTFDAALRRRASRAISAVASGVEVRSLSLGSLREVTGCLLDMNQEVVRVVLASKRDVWRSPDLFDLVEGYFDGSLHTLDFLAALDASLRRARDSQLLLHLALQRLREGEGNAQDPGAAPATDRYAHALGELRRFKAAGDPFTPEFFAAFQAVYREHLAMLGKLRQRKSRLDGRIRSVRAWRRVSGVVFVATFAALLVCSVVAAAIAAPPVAAALAAAASLPVGSVGKWVDSLLKQYQDALHGHKEVVSAMQVGTFIAIEDLDAIRVLVDRLEVQVASMVDCIELAEHGEEAVRLGIEVKKKLEVFMKGVDDLGDQADRCSRDIRRARTVVLQRIINPPN from the coding sequence ATGGGGAACTGTCACAGCGGAGGCATTGTAAAACCGCGGCGGCTGGGCAGCgccaacgcggcggcggcggaggtggagggggaggaggaaaaggagaaggacgAGCCGGGGTCGTACGAGGCGGCGTGCTCAGCGGACACGGAGCTGCGGACCTTCGACGCGGCGCTCCGCCGGCGCGCGAGCCGCGCCATCTCGGCGGTGGCGTCCGGGGTGGAGGTGCGGTCGCTGTCTCTGGGATCCCTCCGCGAGGTCACCGGCTGCCTCCTCGACATGAACCAAGAGGTCGTCCGCGTCGTGCTCGCCAGCAAGCGCGACGTGTGGCGGAGCCCCGACCTGTTCGACCTCGTGGAGGGCTACTTCGACGGCAGCCTCCACACGCTCGACTTCCTCGCCGCGCTCGacgcctcgctccgccgcgcgcgGGACTCCCAGCTGCTCCTCCACCTCGCGCTCCAGCGCCTACGGGAAGGCGAGGGCAATGCCCAGGATCCCGGCGCCGCGCCTGCGACAGACCGGTACGCGCACGCGCTGGGCGAGCTGCGGCGGTTCAAGGCGGCCGGCGACCCGTTCACGCCCGAGTTTTTCGCCGCGTTCCAGGCCGTGTACCGGGAGCACCTGGCCATGCTGGGCAAGCTCCGGCAGCGGAAAAGCCGGCTGGACGGCCGGATCCGCTCGGTCCGCGCATGGCGCCGCGTGTCCGGCGTCGTGTTCGTGGCCACGTTCGCCGCGCTGCTCGTCTGCTCCGTGGTGGCCGCGgccatcgccgcgccgcccgtcgcggcggcgctggccgccgcgGCATCCCTGCCAGTGGGCTCCGTGGGGAAGTGGGTGGACTCGCTCCTGAAGCAGTACCAGGATGCGCTGCACGGGCACAAGGAGGTGGTGAGCGCAATGCAGGTCGGCACCTTCATTGCCATCGAGGATCTGGACGCCATCCGGGTGCTCGTCGATCGGCTGGAGGTTCaagtcgcctccatggttgattgCATTGAGCTGGCAGAACACGGCGAGGAGGCAGTGAGACTTGGCATTGAGGTCAAGAAGAAGCTGGAGGTGTTCATGAAGGGCGTGGATGACTTGGGGGATCAAGCTGACCGGTGTAGTCGAGACATCCGGCGTGCTAGGACTGTCGTGTTGCAGAGGATCATCAATCCTCCGAATTGA